Proteins from a genomic interval of Chryseobacterium indologenes:
- a CDS encoding DinB family protein: MIKQALLGEFLHEAENTRKILKAIPDSALDWKPSEKNWTTGQLASHIAEVYNWYEPTFNQDTFDMGLYVYDKGDISKAENILAKFEENVAKAQKVLEDSDENTYFNEWKMVMNGNILFPPSPKVQVIRGFLYNHLYHHRGELVVYLRSTGNTVPGLYGPTADDRI, translated from the coding sequence ATGATTAAACAGGCACTTTTAGGTGAGTTTCTGCATGAAGCGGAAAACACCAGGAAAATTTTAAAAGCAATCCCTGACAGCGCTTTAGACTGGAAACCATCTGAAAAGAACTGGACTACCGGTCAGCTGGCCTCTCATATTGCAGAAGTATACAATTGGTATGAGCCCACTTTCAATCAGGATACCTTTGATATGGGTTTATATGTGTATGACAAAGGGGATATTTCCAAAGCTGAAAATATTCTTGCAAAATTTGAAGAAAATGTCGCCAAGGCACAAAAAGTGCTTGAAGATTCTGATGAAAATACATACTTTAACGAATGGAAAATGGTGATGAACGGAAATATTCTTTTTCCTCCCTCTCCTAAAGTACAGGTTATAAGAGGTTTTCTTTACAATCATTTGTATCATCACAGAGGAGAGCTGGTAGTATATTTGCGATCAACCGGGAATACAGTTCCGGGACTTTATGGCCCTACTGCGGATGATAGAATCTAA
- a CDS encoding acyl-CoA dehydrogenase family protein, whose translation MNTETIDNIKMIAETAREFAEKNIRPNIMEWDESQTFPKDLFHQLGEMGFMGVVVPEQYGGSGLGYHEYVTILDEISQVDPSIGLSVAAHNSLCTNHIYEFGNEEQRNKWLPQLASGKVIGAWGLTEHNTGSDSGGMSTTAVKDGDDWIINGAKNFITHAISGDIAVVMTRTGEKGAKNNSTAFVLEKGMPGFTSGKKENKLGMRASETAELIFDNVRVPDSHRLGEVGEGFKQAMKILDGGRISIAALSLGTARGAYKAALKYAKERHQFGKAISEFQAINFMLADMATEIDAAELLIQRAATLKNAKQKMTKEGAMAKLYASEACVRIANNAVQIFGGYGYTKDFPAEKFYRDSKLCTIGEGTSEIQRLVIGRDITK comes from the coding sequence ATGAATACAGAGACTATTGACAACATCAAAATGATAGCGGAGACAGCTAGAGAATTTGCAGAAAAGAATATCCGTCCGAATATTATGGAATGGGATGAGAGCCAGACATTTCCAAAAGACCTATTTCACCAGTTGGGAGAAATGGGATTTATGGGCGTCGTAGTTCCTGAGCAATATGGAGGTTCCGGTTTGGGATATCATGAATATGTTACAATTCTTGATGAAATTTCTCAGGTAGATCCGTCAATTGGACTTTCTGTAGCAGCACACAACTCGCTTTGTACAAATCATATTTATGAATTCGGTAATGAAGAGCAAAGAAACAAATGGCTTCCTCAGCTGGCTTCCGGGAAAGTAATCGGAGCCTGGGGATTAACGGAACATAATACAGGTTCGGATTCAGGAGGTATGTCTACCACAGCCGTAAAAGACGGCGATGACTGGATCATCAACGGTGCTAAAAATTTTATTACGCATGCTATTTCAGGAGATATTGCTGTAGTCATGACAAGAACAGGAGAAAAAGGAGCAAAAAACAATTCTACAGCTTTTGTTTTAGAAAAAGGAATGCCGGGCTTTACTTCCGGAAAGAAAGAAAATAAACTCGGAATGCGTGCCTCAGAAACAGCTGAACTTATTTTTGATAATGTCCGTGTACCGGATTCTCATCGTTTAGGTGAAGTAGGTGAAGGTTTCAAACAAGCAATGAAAATTTTGGACGGAGGGAGAATTTCTATCGCTGCCTTAAGTTTAGGTACAGCAAGAGGTGCTTACAAAGCTGCTTTAAAATATGCTAAAGAAAGACATCAGTTTGGAAAAGCAATCTCTGAATTCCAGGCAATCAACTTTATGCTGGCGGATATGGCCACAGAAATTGATGCTGCGGAACTTCTGATTCAAAGAGCTGCTACCTTAAAAAATGCTAAGCAGAAAATGACAAAAGAAGGTGCCATGGCAAAATTATATGCTTCTGAGGCTTGTGTAAGAATTGCCAACAATGCGGTTCAGATCTTCGGAGGATATGGATATACAAAAGATTTCCCTGCTGAAAAATTCTACAGAGATTCTAAGCTTTGTACTATCGGAGAAGGAACTTCTGAAATCCAGAGACTGGTGATCGGAAGAGATATTACTAAATAA